AAATAACTAGAAATAATCAAAGTGGTTGCGCCTGTGGTGATCGATAAATCTCGGGCGATCGCCGGAATCGCAATCGCGACGATGCTGCCATCGACGATCACCATGAAGAAAAACAAACCAATAACTGATAAGATCGTCCAACGCTGAATCGGTGATTGCATTTTATCCACCTCCTCGCGTAGTATAAGCTATTTTATTTGCTTAAGCAAGTAAATTAACTCACCTTATTTTTCCGCGGCAGCTAAGCGATAAATATCGGCGATAAAGTCAGCTTTATAGCGATTATATTGTTCAATATCATTGGCGAACAGTTGCGCACCTTGCAGTTTGATCTGTGCATATTGCTCCCGGGCAGCCCGATGTGTCCGCAAATAATCACGTAACGCTAAGTGATGACGTAGCGCCAGTGAATCAGCTAAGCAAACATATAAATGATGTAGCTTTAAAACCGACTTTGTGGGCTCATAACTAAAGGCGTAACGTTGGGCCACGCCTAATTCACCTTCGCAGTAATAACCTAATTTTGCTAAGCTAGTAATCAGCGTCTGCAGTTGACTGGCTTGTGCGATCACAATATCGATATCAATGATCGGCTTAGCAGCCAAGCCAGGCACTGCTGTACTACCAACATGTTCAATGCGTGTAAATGAACCCGCAATACTAGGCATTAAATGGGCAACGATTTGTTTAAATGCCAACGGCCAAGTGGCTTGATAAGGAATCACTTCAATATGTTCAGTTCGCATAACAATTTCCTCCACTATTTAATTAATTCAGATCAAAAAAGCAGTCTCCCTTAGGAAACTGCTGCTTGTAATAATGTAATTTCGGCATCCGTTAAGGCGCGATAGGCACCAGCGGCCAACGTCGTATCTAACTGCAAGCCGCCCATCTCTATTCGCTGCAACGTCAGCACTTCTTTACTGACTGCTTGGAAGAGGCGTTTAACTTCATGAAATTTACCTTCATGTAAGGTCACTTCGATCTGACTTTGCTGCTGCACTGGATCAACCGCTAAGATCCGCAAATCGGCGGGCGCAAATTCATTGCCTGCCTTCGTCGTAATACCAGCCGCAAAACGTTGCTGATCAGCCGCAGTAACGATGCCCGTGATCAACGCGTGATAAACTTTAGCTACCTGCCGCCGCGGGCTTAACAATTGATGCGCCAACTGCCCATCATTAGTCAAAAACAATAAGCCCGTGGTGTCTTTATCCAAACGACCAACTGGAAACAGATCAGCCCGCTGGTCGGTAGCCACTAATAAATCGATCACCGTCCGCTGCTGTGGATCAGTCGTTGCCGACAAAACACCCGCTGGCTTATTCAGCATATAATAATAAAATTGCTGATAATGAACCATTTCACCAGCCACGTCAACTTGATCACGTTCTGGCACCACATTTGCCTTGCTACTGGTAACCACTACCGCATTGAGCTGAACCTGCTTACCGCGAATCAGCCGCTGCACTTCTTTCCGGCTACCAACGCCAGCATGCACTAAAAATTTATCTAAACGCATGATTCAACCTCACTTGATCCGTAAACGCCGTCGTAGTCCGGCGATCCGACTACCTAACAATTGATCGCCTAACCGACTCTTCAGTACCAAATAGCCATACAACGTCGCGCCAACACCAGCAACCAACACGATCACCAGCATACTCTGAACCCGGCTAGCTGGATTTAGGAATAAATACAATACCTGCTGCAAACCAATGCAAACCGCGTACATCACGAGCGCAAACAACAACGTCTCCGAGAAGAATTTGATCAACTCGGCAACTTTCAAATGGAACATGTTGTTCATGGTATTGATCATCAAATAGCTAGCGACCATGAACCCAATTGCCGTTGCCATCAATGGACCAAATACTTTGAACAAATAAATCATAGGGTACTGAACAACAATCTTAACGACTAAGCCAACGACAAAGTAGGCAATTGCCAATCGATTTTGGTATAACCCCTGTAGCATTGCGGCTAAAACGGTAAATAGTCCTAACACGATCGAAGTATAAGACGAGAACTCCAATACTAACGTACCAGTAAAGTCATAACCGTAAAAAATCGTGTACAACGGCTTAGCCACTGCCGCCATCCCGATTGCTGAAGGAATCATAATGAAGAAAAATAATTCGATCGTATTATCGACTTGATCACGAACATCACGGAAATCACGTTTCGTGTAGGCCTCCGATAACAATGGAATCGAAGTGATCGCCATTGATGCCGCCAACGAAACGATGATCATGATCAGTTTATTGGCGTTAAAGGCAAATAAAGAATACAACGTATTAAATGTCGCCCGTGTCCCCACGACAAAATCATCGATCATATTGAAGAACGTATATTGATCGACTAACTGGAAAATCGTGATCCCCGCATCTAAAATGATAAACGGAATCGCCTGACGCACCATTTCCATCAGCATATCGCGAGTCGAAATATCTAACGTATCCGCACTATTATCTGCTAAAACATCCCACTCTTTACGTTTACGCAAATAATACCAAGCCAATACCAGTAAACTGGCCACCGCGCCAATAAAGGCCGCAAATGTTGAATGCGCCACGGCTGTAACGTAACTACCGTGCATGACCTGCATGATCCAATAAGCCGTCACCAACATATAGATCACCCGCGCCACCTGCTCAATAAACTGAGAGACTGCGGATGGTGCCATATCCTGATAACCTTGGAAAAAGCCTCGGAATAGACTCATCATCGGAATCACTAATAACGGCCACGCCAATGACCGAATAACTGGGATTGCATCCTTATCCCCAGTTGAGATCCACGGTGCTAACAAATAAAGTGCCGCCGCCGAAATGACGCCCATGAATACCATTAAATACAGCCCACTACGAAATAATTTACGCCCAGTTTTATATTCATTCATCGCGTTATAGTGCGAGACCTGCTTGGCCACTGCCCCGGGAATCCCGGCAGTAGAAATAATCAGAAAAATACTATAAATATTGTAGCCAATCGCAAATAAGGCATTCGCTTGCCCTCGATCTCGGCCGAACCACATCATCCACGGAATCACGTACAAAGCACCTAAGATACGTGAAAACATACTACCGGCGGTCATCCAGGCCGATCCACGGAGCATTTTTTCTTTCGATGTGGTTGTCTTTTCTTCTGGCTGCTTTGCCATAATCATATCCCTCACAAACTAAGTTTCACGAACATGTCATGCTGGCATATTCCAACTGATTTCCGATTTCCTGTTGCTGGCCGACAGCCATTGATTCATGCTTGCACAGCGCCTTTTCTTTGACGCTTGATGTAAGAAGCTTCTATAATGAAGTAAATAAGTAAAGGTGGCGATCTTATGCAGCAAGCAACATATTTAGTCGCAGTCGATGGCTCTAAAAATGCCGAACGGGCTTTTCAGGCCGCTGTTGATCTAGCAACCGTAACTGGCGCACAATTAACCCTTTTATATGTGATCAATGATCGGGGCTATGATAAACAGCGTTTTGAAGCTGAATATTTACGCCTGATCGACGCTGAACATCAATTAGCCGAAGAGCTGTTGAACACTTATCAAAAAACAGCACAACAGCAGCATATCAATGTGCAACAAGCAATGGTCTATGGTTATCCGAAGGAACAAATCGTCACTTATAGTCGCGATAATCAACCCACTGATCTGATCTTCCTTGGTGCCACCGGGAATAACGCCTTTGAAGACGGTGAACTCGGTGCGACCGCCAGCTACGTGATCCGTCACGCCGCCGCCAATATTTTTTTGGTCAAATAAAACTCGACCAAATTTAATTTTATCATTTTCAACGCGCATTAGATACTAGAAAACGTGCAAAAAGAAGGTGCTGGCATAAATCACAATGTCATTAAGTTAGTGACTTGACAATTATTAGTCCCTGAGGAAATCGCTCGGCTAATTTTAAAACCACCTGATTAGTCATTTCATGATTGCTAATTGGGTGGTTTTTATAATTTAAAGCTAATTTAAAGCGCACTAAAATAAGGGCGACGCAAGATTAGGTTGTCAGTTTACGCGACTCGATAAACAAAACTAACCGCACGCTTAGGTTTTAGTCGCCGCTTATTTTTACGCCCGGGGCGAATCGGGACTAAGTAGGTGCCAAGCTGAATCAATAACGCTTGAAACTTTGCCTGCTGGTTATTGCGGTAATAATACCGCACGATCCTAGTGGCCAGTTTAAAATTAATGGTGTCCCAATGATGGTGATCGGTCTGCGCGACGTAAGCTTGATTAACGGCTGCACTAACCACATTGTACATGATTAAGTTGGCGTAAAGTTCCATTTCAATAAACTGGTCTTTTTTGGAATGAAATTGAATGGCGCCAAGATCATATTTTAGCTTAGAAAAAGCGGTTTCGATGCCCCAGCGCAAATGATATAACCGTTTCATTCGTGGTAATGGAAACTGCTTTGCCGGAAGATTAGTGATCAAGACTTCCCACGCTGGCTTACCGTCAGCTGTTGTCCCAATTTGAAATTTACAAGCCCGGAATTTAACGGTACAAAAGACGCCAAAATCCCACCGCCGATCTTTGGTATTTTTGGAACGAAATGGTTGGTACTGGTGCCAATAATGTTGAATACAATGAATATTTTCACTACTTTTATGCGTAACGTAATAATGATTAGAAGTGGTCACGCGGCACGCGATTGCTTGATCACACTCACCATCTGGCAAATTTTGAATTTCTTTGATACTGCCGCCTAACTTGGCTCGAATAAGATAATGCAACCCCTGGTGCCGGTTTAGATTTTCAATTAGATTAAAGCTTGGGTAGCCACGGTCCATCATCACGATCGAATCGTCTGGTAGGTGATCAAGCATGGCTAAAACACTGCCGCGTTCGTCCATTGCCGTTTTGGGTTGGCTAATACAGTCTTGATAGCTTTTATTTAACAAGTCGTATAAAGTATTAACATGCATTTGACAATAAGGCTTATTTTTTGAAAAATCACAAACGTACTTTGAAGTAGGATTCCAAGGCAGATCAAAGTCCGAGCCATCGATCGCTAATACATGGTAATGGTGATCCAACAGTTGCGCGTTAGCTATTTGCTGGTTGAATTGATGAAAAATATGTTTGAAGCAGTCGGGTTTTAGCTTACCTTTTTGTTGTTCAAAGGCAGAAGCTGAAACTTGTTCATCAATACCAGGAAAAGCATTGAATAACTCAATGTTAAGGCTGTTACCCTGCATATTAAGCATCGTTTTAATCATCGTACCAGCAGTTAATTTCCGTTTACGCGTAAAATCCTGTGGTGAATGAGTGTAATCATGAATATGGCTAACTGTTTCATTGATAATTTGGTCCAGAACGCTTAAACTATTAGTTGGGTTTAACATTAGTGACACACTCCTTATCGGTATTGGATTGTTACAATTAGGCCTGTGGAGGAGAAGGTTTAGTGCCTTCCCCTTTTAGTTTACCAAGTTTAAAGTAAAAAATAAGGCTTCAGCTACATAAATGATGTAGCTGAAGCCCTATTCTTTTTTGTCAATAGCTTAACTTAATGACATTGGCATAAATCAGCACCTTCTTTTTTATACGGATAGCTTAATTAGCCACGATATTAACTAACTTTTGTGGAACTGCAATAACTTTACGTACGGTTTTACCGGCAATAAATTCTTGCACTTTTGGATCAGCTAAGGCTAGTTTTTCCATATCGTCTTTAGAGGTATCCTTGTTGATTTGGACCTTGGAACGTAATTTACCATTAACCTGTAGGACAACTTCAACGGTGTCTTCAACCAACGCACTGGC
This is a stretch of genomic DNA from Loigolactobacillus coryniformis subsp. coryniformis KCTC 3167 = DSM 20001. It encodes these proteins:
- a CDS encoding GrpB family protein translates to MRTEHIEVIPYQATWPLAFKQIVAHLMPSIAGSFTRIEHVGSTAVPGLAAKPIIDIDIVIAQASQLQTLITSLAKLGYYCEGELGVAQRYAFSYEPTKSVLKLHHLYVCLADSLALRHHLALRDYLRTHRAAREQYAQIKLQGAQLFANDIEQYNRYKADFIADIYRLAAAEK
- a CDS encoding universal stress protein; its protein translation is MQQATYLVAVDGSKNAERAFQAAVDLATVTGAQLTLLYVINDRGYDKQRFEAEYLRLIDAEHQLAEELLNTYQKTAQQQHINVQQAMVYGYPKEQIVTYSRDNQPTDLIFLGATGNNAFEDGELGATASYVIRHAAANIFLVK
- a CDS encoding pseudouridine synthase, with product MRLDKFLVHAGVGSRKEVQRLIRGKQVQLNAVVVTSSKANVVPERDQVDVAGEMVHYQQFYYYMLNKPAGVLSATTDPQQRTVIDLLVATDQRADLFPVGRLDKDTTGLLFLTNDGQLAHQLLSPRRQVAKVYHALITGIVTAADQQRFAAGITTKAGNEFAPADLRILAVDPVQQQSQIEVTLHEGKFHEVKRLFQAVSKEVLTLQRIEMGGLQLDTTLAAGAYRALTDAEITLLQAAVS
- a CDS encoding IS4 family transposase is translated as MLNPTNSLSVLDQIINETVSHIHDYTHSPQDFTRKRKLTAGTMIKTMLNMQGNSLNIELFNAFPGIDEQVSASAFEQQKGKLKPDCFKHIFHQFNQQIANAQLLDHHYHVLAIDGSDFDLPWNPTSKYVCDFSKNKPYCQMHVNTLYDLLNKSYQDCISQPKTAMDERGSVLAMLDHLPDDSIVMMDRGYPSFNLIENLNRHQGLHYLIRAKLGGSIKEIQNLPDGECDQAIACRVTTSNHYYVTHKSSENIHCIQHYWHQYQPFRSKNTKDRRWDFGVFCTVKFRACKFQIGTTADGKPAWEVLITNLPAKQFPLPRMKRLYHLRWGIETAFSKLKYDLGAIQFHSKKDQFIEMELYANLIMYNVVSAAVNQAYVAQTDHHHWDTINFKLATRIVRYYYRNNQQAKFQALLIQLGTYLVPIRPGRKNKRRLKPKRAVSFVYRVA
- a CDS encoding putative polysaccharide biosynthesis protein, which gives rise to MAKQPEEKTTTSKEKMLRGSAWMTAGSMFSRILGALYVIPWMMWFGRDRGQANALFAIGYNIYSIFLIISTAGIPGAVAKQVSHYNAMNEYKTGRKLFRSGLYLMVFMGVISAAALYLLAPWISTGDKDAIPVIRSLAWPLLVIPMMSLFRGFFQGYQDMAPSAVSQFIEQVARVIYMLVTAYWIMQVMHGSYVTAVAHSTFAAFIGAVASLLVLAWYYLRKRKEWDVLADNSADTLDISTRDMLMEMVRQAIPFIILDAGITIFQLVDQYTFFNMIDDFVVGTRATFNTLYSLFAFNANKLIMIIVSLAASMAITSIPLLSEAYTKRDFRDVRDQVDNTIELFFFIMIPSAIGMAAVAKPLYTIFYGYDFTGTLVLEFSSYTSIVLGLFTVLAAMLQGLYQNRLAIAYFVVGLVVKIVVQYPMIYLFKVFGPLMATAIGFMVASYLMINTMNNMFHLKVAELIKFFSETLLFALVMYAVCIGLQQVLYLFLNPASRVQSMLVIVLVAGVGATLYGYLVLKSRLGDQLLGSRIAGLRRRLRIK